The region TATCTTCCTAGGCTAAACAATGATAAACATCTTGCTGTAACTTTTCTACATCTAGGGAGGCTCTGTGTTGGGATCTCCATTTGTGAAGGGCTTTCTTGCTGGCTATGTGGTGGCCAAGCTTCGCTCCTCGGCCTTCCTGGGAGTTCTCGTGGGAACGATAACTGGCATGTACGCAGCCCAGAACTATGAGGTGCCCAACATCGAAAGGACTGTTAAAGACTATATGAGCAACTTGAAAAAAGGACCAAAGTAATTTGGGCTCACTGCTTGGCCCCAGTTGTTTGCCAGTGGCATAACTGGCACAAGAAGAAATGCTGGTTTTGTCAGTGCCCTGTGACCTTCAGAATTACATGACTGGAATTATTTTTGGGactcaaagtaaaaaaaattttttttttccttttttttctaagtAACATTGTTGTTGCTGGTTCAGTTAACCACTGCTCTGCATCTGTTTCACAT is a window of Echeneis naucrates chromosome 10, fEcheNa1.1, whole genome shotgun sequence DNA encoding:
- the LOC115049592 gene encoding SLC35A4 upstream open reading frame protein-like — its product is MADDKDPLKQLKDLTQLKNQLEDIQRRVESQVSAGIPQGGSVLGSPFVKGFLAGYVVAKLRSSAFLGVLVGTITGMYAAQNYEVPNIERTVKDYMSNLKKGPK